AGCTTAAAAACGCTGGTTTCGCAAATGAACTTGATGAGTTTTTTAAAACGCATAAGATAGTGGTTGAAAAAAATATCCCTATGGGAGCTGGACTTGGCGGTGGTAGTTCAAATGCTGCGACATTTTTACTAATCGCAAATGATGAGTTAAATTTAAATCTAAGTCGTGAGCGTTTAAGCCAAATCGGTGCTAATATCGGTGCTGATGTGGCATTTTTTGTAAGTGGTTTTAGGGCAGCAAATGTCAGTGGTATCGGTGAAATAGTGCGTGAGTTTGATGACGATATACCGAGCTTAGAGCTTTTTACGCCTGACGTTTTTTGCTCAACACCTACAGTCTATAAAAAATTTAGAGATAATTTTATACAAAATATCGATCTAAACTTGGCAAATAAATTTATAAATTTAAGCTCGATAGAGCTTTTAAAAAACTATAAAAACAGTGAATTAAACGACCTTTATAAACCTTGCATCGCTCTGTATCCAGAGCTTAAAATTTATAAAGATAAATTTTTAAGTGGCAGCGGTAGCTCAATGTTTAGTATTAAAAATGGATAAAAAATGATAAAAGAGTTAGCCAAAAATAAAAAAGCACTTCATGATTTTAGCATACTTGAAACTTACGAGGCTGGAATCGTACTAAAAGGTAGCGAGGTTAAAGCACTACGTGCTGGGCGTGCAAATTTAAAAGATAGCTTCGTGCGGATAATACGAAGTGAGATTTTTTTATTAAATGCACACATAAGTCATTTAAATACTACAAATTCGCACTTTCGCCCTGATGAGCGGGCAGCCAGAAAACTACTAATGCATAGAAAACAAATCGATAAACTGTTTGGTAGCGTTACGCAAGATGGATTAACAATGGTTGCCCTTTCACTGTATTTAAGCGATAAAAATATCGTCAAGGCACGAATCGCACTAGCGAAAGGTAAAAATTTACATGATAAGCGTGAAACACTCAAAAAACGCGAAGCAGACCTTGAAGCACGTGCTGCAATGAAAAAATTTATATAAAATAAGGAAAAATATGAAAAAAATTTTAACTTTTATAGTTGCAAGTTTAGTGGTATTTTTACTAGGTTGCAGTAAAGAAGAGCAACCTGTAACACAAAATTTCAAGGAATTCACGCAAGGTGAAGAGATTATACTAAAAGGTGTCGCACAAGGTGAAATAACTCTAGTTCGAAAAAATGATGGTTTTGTGATAAAAGGCGATGAAGGTAAAGTTATAATGATCGATATATTTGGCACTTTCTGTCCGCCTTGCCAAAAAGAGGCTCCCGAGATAATGCACTATCAGATAGAAAATATAGACAAATTTAAGATAATTGGACTAACACACTTTGAAAATGTAACCAATGAATATGTTCAAAAAGAGTTTGTCCAAAAATACAACGCTTATTATTTTATCACAAACGATCAAAAGATAAACAATCGCTTAGTAGAGCAAATAGTGCGAGATATAGACTATAAACACGAGATTGCACTGCCATTTAAAGTTGTGATAAAAGATGGGAAATATCAAATTTTAACTGATATCGATAGTGGAAAATTTGGCGTTCATTACTATCTTGGTGGGATAAAAATGAATAGTATGAAACAAGATTTAGAGAGAATTTACACTACAAATTAAATTTGTATTATTTTTGGAATAGTTTTTGCTTATTAAAACTTGAAGTCAGCTAGAATTTTAATACAAAATTGTATTTTAGTTGCTAAGAGATAAATTTATAAAAAGGTTTAAAATGTTTGTTTTACAAAGTTCAAAGTCTCGCCCATTAGTTGAAGCTGCGATGGCAGGACGAGAACTACGACAAAAACTCATCGCTGGCAATATCTCAAACATAGACACGCCATTTTATAAAGCAAGAGATATAAATTTTGAAGACACTTTAAGAGAAAAAGCCAATGAAATTTATAACAAATCAAGTGCAAAAACACTAAAACTAGCCCAAACAGACGATCAGCATATACCAATGCTTGACTTTCCACAAAGCGATAAAGCACAGATATTTTTACGCGATGGGCATATGGCTAGAAATGACGCAAACACAGTAGATTTAGATATCGAAACAACAGAACTTAGTAAAAATAGCATAATGTTAAGTGCCCTTGATAGTGCCTATAAAGCTAACGGAACGATATTTAAAAACGTTATAGATGCAAGTGGAAAAATTTAGGAGTAAATATGTCGTATCTTAATGATTTTGATATAAGTGGATATGGACTAAGTGCACAGCGTTTTAGGATGAATGTCATCAGCTCAAACATAGCAAATGCCCAGACTACACGCACGGCAGAAGGTGGCCCGTACAGAAGACAAGAGGTTATATTTAAAGCGGTTGATTTTAATAAAATTTTAAACGAAGAGCTTAAAAACTCAGATAGTTTGTTAAGATATGAAAATCCAATTAACGATCCAGATGCTCCTAAAAACGCACATCCATCGCTTATGAGTGTAATTGTAGATAAAGTCGTCAGAGATGACAAGGATTTTCAGCTTAAATATGATCCAAGCCATCCAGATGCAAATGCAAATGGCTATGTAGCGTTTCCAAATATCAATCCAGTAATAGAAATGAGCGATCTAGTCGAAGCCACAAGAGCATATCAGGCAAATGTCGCAGCATTTCAAAGTGCAAAAACTATCGCTCAAAGTGCGATACAACTTATATCAGGATCATAAAAATGTTAAGCCAATTAGATAAAATAAATAATATATCAAATCTACAAAATAATAAAAAAATTAGTCCAACACAAAATAGTGATGACTTTGCAAGCGTGCTAAACAACTCACTAAAAGAGCTAAATGAAGTGCAAGTAAATGCCGATAAAGCTATCGCTGATCTAGCTACTGGAGAAGTTAAAGATTTGCATCAAGCAGCCCTTGCTATCGGCAAAGCAGATGTTAGTATGAAGCTAATGCTTGAAATTCGCAATAAAGCACTAAGTGCATACAAAGAGATCTCAAGAACTCAAATTTAATAAAGTTTTATGAACTCCAAAAAATCAAAAATAACTATACTTTTTATATTTATAACGCTTGGCATACTTCTGTTTGTTAGCGTTATATTTTATCGTGCAACTATAGAAAGACGTCTACCACGCCTACAAACTAGTGAAATAAACACTGCTTTGCGTGGCAATATTATCACAAAAGACGGATTTAGCGTCTCTTCGAGTCAAAAACTATATAAAGTAATGGTAGATACACGCAATATCGATCCAAATAAAAAAGATATGTTTATAAAGCTGTATTCTCTTTATAGTGGTGATGATCCAGCAAAGGTCAGAAAGATCATAAACTCCACAAAGGGACAAGTAACACTATCTTATAAGATCGACGCAAAAGGTGCTGTCTATCTGCAAGAACTCGCTAGAAAGCTAAACCGCAAAAGCATACTCATCTCATATCAAGATCCAAAAACCGGTCTAGCATCATTTCAAGGTATGAGTATCGTTGAGAGTGGTGAAAGCAGGGGTTATATGACTCAAAAAGCACTTACTCCAGCACTAGGATATGTCAAAAAAGTCGAAAAAAACGGAATAACAAAGACAACCGGTGTAAAAGGTGTCGAAAAATTTTATGAAGATTTTTTAGCCCCTATTCAAGATGCTAAAATTTTAGGACCACGTGACATCGGTAGCAATATCATACTAACAAGCGATTCAAATTTAGCAAATCGCATCGACGGCTACAATGCTGTATTATCGATACCGCTTAAATTTCAGACAAAAATAGAGCAAATGTTAGATGAAAGAAAAGAATTTTTAAATACAGACGAGATAGTTATCTGTATAATGGATAGCAAAACGGGCAAAATTTTATCGCTTGCTTCTAGTTCAAGATATGATCCATCAAATATTAAAAAGCAAGATTATAGTGCATTAAACTCAACAGCAACAGAATACGCCTATGAAATAGGCTCTGTATTTAAACCATTTATATTCGCTCTACTTCTTGAAGAGAAAAAAGTCAATCCACTAGAGATAGTAAATACTTACAACGGACGCTATCAACTAGGCAAAAGGATCATCAAAGACTCTCATCCAGAGCCATCTATGAGTGCCGAAGATATCATAACATACAGTTCAAACATAGGTATGATACAGCTTGCTCAACGATTAGATGGAACACAAATTTATAAAGGACTTTTAGGATTTGGATTCTCACGTAAAAGCGGTATAGATATGCCTTATGAGCAAGTAGGTATGCTCCCAACGGTCAATAAATTAAACTCATCAACATACAAAGCAACTGTTAGCTACGGATATGGATTACAAGCGACTTTTATGCAACTTTTAAAAGCATACAATGCGTTTAACAACAAAGGCATTGAAGTCATACCACACATTGTGGATTACTTAGAAAAAAATGGTAAAAAATTTGAAATCCCGCGAACAGAGCCACAACAAATCATCTCCCAAGAGACTGCAAAAGTAATGAAACGTATCTTAATAAAGGTCGTAGAAAAGGGGACTGGGCAAAAAACCTACACACCAGGGCTTGAGATCGGCGGTAAGACTGGCACCGCACATATCGCATCGGGCAAAGGTGGATATAGCAATAATTATAATGGCTCATTTTTTGGCTTTGTAAACGACACAAAAGGCAATAGCTACACTATAGGAGTTTTAGCCCGTAACCCTAAAAAGCCATATTATTACTTTGGTGCTCAAAGTGCGTTGCCTACATTTAAAAAAGCAGTGGATATCATGATTGAAGATGGCTATCTCGTACCAGACGCACAGATAATAGCCGACCTAGAAGCTAAAAAAGACAAACAAAAAAATAAAAAAAACGAAAAGCAGATCTTGGATTAATAATTTCTACCAAATTCTGCCAATATAGAGCCTAGATTGACGTTTGAGCTTGATGTTCTGGCTAGTTTTTGCTGTTTTTCAAGCAACGAGTTGTTAGATAGTGAACTTTGAAGCTCTTTTCTATAATCAGCCACAAGTTTTTCTAAAATTTTACTCAACTCAGTACGTTCATCTGTGCTCTTGCTAGGATCATTAAGCCCTAAAAGTTCAGTAAGCTCTTCTTTTTTCTGCTCTATTTTCTCATCTATTTTATCTAAATTTAGCTGACTTAGATAGCCATAAGCACCGAGTTCGCTTAACTTTTGCTTAAACTCTTCTACATCAGACGTACCAGAACTACTAGCTACCGCCTTATCAAGCGAGAGATTTAGTATATGTTCAAAGCTATCGCTTCGCTCTTTTGCCTTGTCTGCCTTAGTGGTTTTGGAACTACCAGCTTCCAATAGATAATCAACAATAGTCTTATTCTCTACTTGCATATATATCCTTTCTAAGATTTTATATATACAAGTACAAGCAATTTTTATTCCATTATATACTCAAGAATAAATTTAGCAAATTCATCACTATCATTAGGACAATAGACGACATCATAAAATTTAAATCCAAGCCATTTGGTTATACGCCTGTACTCAATACTTAACTCAAATACCGTCTCGGAGTTATCGATACAAAATGATAGCGGATATATGAGTGCTTTTTTACTTTCACAATCTTTTAGCACATCATTTAAGGATGGTTTTAGCCATTTCATAGGTCCAAGTCTTGACTGATATGCTAGTTTTATACTCTTAAATTTAGCTCCATTTTGCTCTAAAATTTTAGATATTCTACCCACGTGATCGTTTATGTGTTTTTCGTAAATATCGCCATTATCAATAATCTTTTGTGGTAAAGAGTGAGCTGAAAATACAAGATCTATATCTTTTAAATTTAACCCTTTTGCTTTTGCTAATATATTTTTTACGATTAGCTCATTGTATCTTGGTTCGTTATAAAATGGCTTAATAATTTTAACATTACTTTTTAACCCAAGCTCTTTAAATGCTACATTAAAGCTATTTAAGCTCGATGTTATTGTAGTAATAGAGTGGTGTGGATATAGTGGTAATACTATAATCTCATCAAAATTTATATATTTTTTAAGCACATCTTTTGTATATGGTGGCGTGTAGTTCATCGCATAATCAACCGCGTATCTGTCGCTAAAACTTAAAATTTTATCGCATAATGCTTGAGTTATATCACATATAGGAGATTTTCCACCGATATGTGCATAGTTACCCTGTGCTATTTTTAGTCGCTTTTTTGTTATCATAAAGGCTACAAATTTACGTAAAAATTTATTTTTTATACCCAAGATACAGGGGTCGTTAAACATATTTTTGAGAAAAATTTCAACTTCACTCATCTCCCTTGGGCCACCCATATTTAAAAGAAGCAAAAGCCTTTTCACGCAAACAACTCCTTTATTTTTATCGCATCATCAAGCGTCGAAAGCTCAGCACTATCGCCACTAATACAAAGATCAAAAAATGCATCGTATTGTGCCTTTATCTCGTTTTGATCAGTGTCTATCTTAAAATTTATCTGTCCGTTTTCATTTAGTTGATACAAACGATAATTTATAAGATCGCCAAAATATATTCCATTTTTTGCTGCAACTCTTATACTAAATCGACGAAATTGACTTGATAAGGAGTTTGTGATATTGACTAAAATTTGACTTTTTGACTTAAAATTTATTATCGAGTTATCAGATGAACGTGCATTTGTTCTATTTGTCTGCATACACGAAAAGTCGGCTATTTCGCTATTTATGATAGTTTTTGCAAGGTCGATATTACTAAGACTTATTTCATCTGTGATATTTGCATCAGGTTTTAGTAACATTTCAGAGATATTTATGCTATAAATTTCACTCTCTCTTAGCAATGCTTTTTGAAGTGACTTTATTACTGGATTAAACCGCTCTTTCATACCACTACAAACTCTAGTCTTATTTGTTATGGCTATATATTTCATCTCTTTTAACATACCTATATCTTTAAATATTGGATTTGCGATCAAGATATTTTGGCAGTATTTCGCACTCTGGATAAATGCCTCACTTAGCTCATTTGCCGATATACAAAGCACGATCGCTTGGGGTTGGGCAGTCTCTATAAAATTTTTAAAATCAGTGAAGCACTCTGCACGACAAAACTCATCGCAGCCATCTTTGTCAAAAACACCACAGATCTCAAAGACACTCGAACGTCGCAACTCACTATAATGCCTTTTACCGATGTCGTTAAAGCCAACTATGCCGATTTTAAGTTTCATCAAAGCCCTTTAAATTTTCTTCATTTTATTATTATACTTTTTAAGAGCTAAAACTGAGCTTTTTAATATAAACAAACGTAACTAAACTGCGTTTTATTAAAATTAACTATATTTTATAAACTTTCAAACGTTTTTTAGGTAAAATCTAGCAAAATTTAAATTTTTATTAGGATAATGTATGCAAAATTTAGACGTTAGACAAGCTTATTTAGACTTTTTTAAGAGTAAGGGTCACGAGGTAATCGCCTCTGCACCGCTAGTGCCAAACGATGCGACACTACTATTTACAAATGCCGGCATGGTGCCATTTAAGAGTATTTTTACAGGTGAGGTGCCACGCCCTACTCCACCTATTCGCACGAGCTGTCAGACCTGCATACGAGCTGGCGGTAAACACAACGACCTTGATAATGTCGGCTATACCGCACGTCATCACACATTTTTTGAGATGCTTGGTAACTTTAGCTTTGGCGAATACTTTAAAAAAGACGCAATTGCTTATGCGTGGGAGTTTGTAACTCAGGTGTTAAAACTACCTAAAGATCGCCTTTATGTAACGACTCACGAGAGTGACGACGAAGCCTATACACTTTGGCAAGAGCATATAAGCAAGGAGCGAATTTATAAATTTGGTGATAAGGATAACTTTTGGCAGATGGGTGATACTGGACCTTGTGGACCTTGTAGTGAAATTTTTTACGACCAAGGAGCGGAGTATTTTAATACAGACGAGGACTATATGGGTGGCGATGGCGACCGCTTTTTAGAGATTTGGAACTTAGTATTTATGCAATTTGAGCGAGATGCAAACGGTAAACTCACACCGCTACCAAAACCTAGCATTGACACTGGTATGGGGCTAGAGCGAGTTACGGCGATAATGCAAGGTAAATTTAGCAACTATGATAGCGATCTTTTTATGCCACTTATTAACGAAGTAGCAGGGCTTTGTGGTAAACCTTACGAGTATGAAAGTGGTGCTAGTTATAGAGTGATTAGTGATCACATCCGCTCGGTTACATTTTTGCTAGCACAAGGTATGACTTTTGATAAAGAGGGTCGCGGATATGTGCTTCGTAGAATTTTACGTCGAGCCGTTCGTCACGGATACTTTTTAGGCATAAAAGAGCCATTTATGTATAAACTAGTAGATAAACTCTGTGAGATAATGGGCGGACACTACACATATCTAAACGAGAAAAAAGATGTGGTTAAAGAGCAGATAAAGCTAGAAGAGGAGCGATTTTTAAGCACTATAGCAAGTGGGCTTGAGCTGTTTAATGCTGAACTTAAAAATTTAAAAGATGGCGTGTTTAGTGGAGAGGCAGCGTTTAAACTACATGACACCTACGGCTTTCCGCTTGATCTAACGCAAGATATGCTAAGAGATCGTGGTATACGTGTAGATGAAGCTAAATTTGATGAGCTAATGAATGAGCAAAAAGCAAACGCAAAAGCTGCATGGAAAGGTAGTGGCGACAAGATCGCAAAGGGTGACTTCAAGCAACTTTTAGATGAATTTGGCGAGAATAATTTTATAGGCTATGATACGCTTAATGCAAATTCTAAAATTTTAGCCTTGCTTGATGAAAATTACCAAAAAGTTTCAAATTTAAAAACAAATGAGTGTGGTTGGGTAATGTTAGATCATACGCCATTTTACGCTCAAAGTGGAGGACAGTGCGGTGATAGCGGTGAGCTTGTAAATAAGGCATATGTATTTGATACACAGAAATTTCATGGACTAAATTTATCTTATATAAAGACGAGTACGGATTTAAGTATAGGTGATGAGGTAAAAGCAGTCGTTAGCAATGAGCGTAGTGAGATTGCTCGTCATCATAGTGCAACACACCTACTTCACTCTGCACTTCGCAAAATTTTAGGCACTCATGTGGCACAAGCTGGTTCAAGCGTAGAGGCAACAAAACTAAGATTTGACTTCTCACATCCAAAGGCACTCACTAGCGATGAGTTAGATAAAATTGAGCAATTTGTCAATCAAGCCATAGCAAACGGTGCAGAAGCAAAGACTGAGATAATGGATATAGACGCTGCTAAAAATAGCGGTGCGATTGCACTATTTGGCGAGAAATATGAAGATAAAGTACGTGTACTAAGCTTTGGCAATGTCAGCAAAGAGCTTTGTGGCGGAACGCACGTAAAAAATATAAATGAAATAGGTGCATTTTTCATCACAAAAGAGAGTGGCGTAAGTGCAGGAATTAGACGCATAGAGGCAGTTTGCTCTAGTGCAGCACTAAATTTAGCACAGAGTTTTAGAAGCGAGATAAGTCAGATAAGAAACGAACTAAAAGGTGCAGAACCGATAGTCGCCATCAAAAAGCTAAAAGATGAGATAAGAGATCTAAAAGAACAGCTAAAACATATCGGTGACTCCCACGCTATCGTATTTACAAAGATAAACGAGATAAAACTTGCAGTTGCTATTATAGAAAATGGCGATATAAAGACGATGATAGATAACGCTAAAAATGCAGAAGAGCGTGTAGCTATACTGCTTATGCAAGTTAAGGATGATAAAATACTCATTGCAGCTGGTGTAAAAAATGCAAATATAAAAGCTGGTGAGTGGGTCAAGCTAACGGCTAATATCTTAGGCGGAAATGGCGGTGGTAGAGACGACTTTGCAACTGCTGGTGGTAAAAATTTACTACTTTTAAATGAGGCCTCAGAAAAAGCATTTGAATTTGCCAAGGAAAAACTAATCTAATGCAAAAATACGATATCGCATTTGCTCACCTTGACCAGATAATGCCATTTTTAAACATATCTTCAGCTGGTATGTTTATAGGTATGCAAGCTGGACTCATAATAGTTTGCAGATATTTTATGAGAGATAAATTTGATGATGAGTTTAAATATATAACAACACTAAATTTAATCAAACGTTTTAGTATATTTTTGGTTATTTTTTTAATCACTATTGCAACAACAAGTATCTTAACGGACGAAAGTGATAAACTAATAAAAATTGCAAACCCAATGGCAAATGCGATACTCACGACAAAATGGACACTTGAAACACTGCTTGCGATAAATATGACATATATATATTTTCAGTATAAAAAAGCTCTAAATGCATTGAGAAATAGAGAATTTATAGAACTAGATGAAATTTTAGTAGTCATTACCTATTATCTCGTTCCTTTTAACATAATAGTGTCACTCACAGCGGTATATTTAGGTATATCTTATAAGGATTTTTGATGATCATTTTAGCATCCAGCTCACCTACAAGAGCCAAAATTTTATCTGAAAACGGCATAGAATTTCAACAAATTTCATTTAACTTTGACGAAAGTGGCATATCAAAAACATATCCACCAAATATCTATGTCCAAATGGTAATCAAAGCGAAAAAAGAGCAATTTTTAAAAATATATCCAAATTTAAAAAACGTCCTTATCGCAGATAGCTGTGTCTCCTGCAATGATAAAATTTTAGGCAAAGCAAAAGACGAATGCCACGCACGCCAGATGTTAAAGCTTCAAAGTAATAATTTTGCTAGTGTATTTAGTGCATTCGTATTTATGGGTGAAAAATTTGAAGTAATAAATGTGAGCCAAACGCAGTATAAATTTGATAATTTTAGTGATGACGAGATCGATAAATACATAAAAAGTGGCGAGTATATAGGCAAGGCTGGTGCGATGATGGTTGAGGGCTTTAATAAAAATCATATAATCAAACAAATAGGCAATACAAACAATGCTCGTGGGCTAAATATCGAGCTTTTAAAGGCATTTTTATGAGATATATCTTGACACTTTTTACTCTAATTGCACTGGCTGGAGCTGGTGCATTTTTATATATTTATTCGTTAGTACGATTTGAAGCATATAGCATAATAGACTACAAGCCAAAACTTGCAACGCAAATTTTTGATAGAAACAATGAGCTTATAGCAAATGTTTTTGATGAAAACCGCGTTTATGTCCGATATGACGATATACCAGCACGTATAATAGAAGCACTTGTAGCTATTGAAGATACAAGCTATTTTGAGCATGGCGGAGTAAATTTTGAAGCAATTATGAGGGCTATCATAAAGGATATAAAAGCTGGCAAACTGGTAGAAGGTGCATCTACGCTAACTCAGCAACTCGTTAAAAACCTTGTCCTAACACGCGAGAAAAAATTTACTCGTAAAGCAAAAGAATTTGTCTTAGCCATGAAAATAGAGAGTGAGCTAAGCAAAGAGCAGATCATAGAAAGATACCTAAACCACGTATATTTTGGGCACGGATACTATGGTATCAAAACAGCTGCTGATGGATATTTTAGAAAAGAGTTAAAAGAGCTAAGTATAAAAGAGATCGCTATACTTGTTGGACTTCCAAAAGCCCCAAGCACCTATGACCCTACAAAGCACCTTGACTTATCGCTCGGACGTGCAAATCGTGTTTTAGAGCGTATGTATAGCATTGGTTGGATAAATGAAGATGAATACCGAAAAGGAATCATTGAAGAGCCTGTAGTATTTGATGATACACTCACTAAAAATAGAGCTCCTTATGCTGTAGATGAGATCATAAAACAGGCAAGTCAAAAATTTGATGATATAAAAACAGGTGGCTACCGCATACAAAGCACTATCGATCTAGGCGTGCAGCAAATGGCACGTGAGGCACTCATTTTTGGTTACAATGAAATTTTAAAACGTGATAAAAAAGCAAATATAAATGTCTTAAATGGTGCTATCGTCGTTACTCAACCGCAAACTGGATATGTTTTGGCACTAGTTGGTGGTGTAGATTATACTAAGAGCAATTACAATCGTGCAACACAAAGTCAACGCCAATCGGGCTCAAGCTTTAAACCATTTATCTATCAAATAGCCCTAAATCGTGGCTATTCAGTTATCTCTGAAGTGCCAGATATCGCACGGATATTTGATATGGGAAATGGCAAAGAGTGGGCCCCTAAAAATTATAGTGGTGGTTTTCAAGGATACATAACTCTAAAATCTGCTCTCACACAATCACGCAACCTTGCAACTGTAAATTTATTAAGCGATCTTGGGCTTAGCTCGGTTCATAAAGAGCTTGTTGATATGGGTTTTACTGATATACCTTTAAATTTATCGATCGCACTTGGGAGTGCTGGTATATCCCCACTTGAATTTTCTAAATTTTACTCAATGTTTCCAAACGAAGGCGAGATCGTTGAGCCGACACTTATTAGATATGTAGTGGATAAATTTGGTCGCTCTATAGAATTTGAAAGCGAAAGAAGGCAGGTCATAAAGCCAGAGCAAGCATATCTTATGATTGATCTTCTTCAAAATGTTGTCAATAATGGTACTGGACGCAACGCGAAAATTTCAGGTATACAAATCGCTGGTAAAACTGGCACTACAAATAACAATATAGATGCGTGGTTTTGTGGTTTTTCTCCTGATGTAGAAGCGATAATCTGGTATGGAAATGACGATAACAGCCCTATGAAAAAAGTTGAGGGAGGTGGCAGGACAGCAGCTCCTGTGTTTAAGCGATTTTTGGAAAATTATATGAAACAATACCCAACTTCACGAAAAGCATTTGAACAACCAGATGGTGTATATAAAGGTAATTACAATGGCTCTATCGAACTTTATACTAATGACTCACCACTACCGCAAACAGTACCTAGAAATGAGATAATTCAACAACAAGAAAATGACGGTTTGATGTTTTAAATATCAAACCAAATAGTCTATCATTCATCTCGCAGATCTTTTATTTTTCTATGGTTTGCATTCTAAATGTATATCAAGACAAAAGAATTGATAATAGATATATTAAAAAATTTAAATCTTATGGCAGGTGAAACCACAAGAAAATAATTTAAAAAATTATAAAATTAAATAGCATCTGATTTGAATAAGATGTTTGTAAACTTACAGATAATGAATCCGTTTTATGATATTGAATTTTCAAAAGGAAAACTTCATAATTTTTAGAATTAACAAAAGATAAATATAACTACTCGTGATTTGTTTAAAAATACCACTTATAACATAAGCTAACATTTATTAAACTTTGCAATAATGATAAAACTTACTATGAGAAGCAGCAAGAGCAGGAGAGCATGGTAGAGGCTTTGCAGTTGTTGCTGATGAAGTTAGAAAACTAGCAGAGAGAACTCAAAAATCACTAGGTGAGATAGAGGCTAATACAAATGTCTTAGCTCAATCAATAAATGAGATGAGTGAATCAATAAGAGAACAAAGTGAAGCTATCAATATGATAAATCAAGGTGTAGCACAAGTTGATCACTTGACTAAACAAAATGTAGAGATAGCCAATCAAACAAACAAAATAACATCTGAAGTAGATGAGATGGCTAAGGCT
This window of the Campylobacter anatolicus genome carries:
- a CDS encoding 4-(cytidine 5'-diphospho)-2-C-methyl-D-erythritol kinase, with product MKSFGKINIFLKVVGTHGNYHEILSRFVRYDEIFDEIKFEKSDKFSIESNVNIENNIILKAVNELKNAGFANELDEFFKTHKIVVEKNIPMGAGLGGGSSNAATFLLIANDELNLNLSRERLSQIGANIGADVAFFVSGFRAANVSGIGEIVREFDDDIPSLELFTPDVFCSTPTVYKKFRDNFIQNIDLNLANKFINLSSIELLKNYKNSELNDLYKPCIALYPELKIYKDKFLSGSGSSMFSIKNG
- the fliE gene encoding flagellar hook-basal body complex protein FliE — translated: MLSQLDKINNISNLQNNKKISPTQNSDDFASVLNNSLKELNEVQVNADKAIADLATGEVKDLHQAALAIGKADVSMKLMLEIRNKALSAYKEISRTQI
- the flgB gene encoding flagellar basal body rod protein FlgB, giving the protein MFVLQSSKSRPLVEAAMAGRELRQKLIAGNISNIDTPFYKARDINFEDTLREKANEIYNKSSAKTLKLAQTDDQHIPMLDFPQSDKAQIFLRDGHMARNDANTVDLDIETTELSKNSIMLSALDSAYKANGTIFKNVIDASGKI
- a CDS encoding peptidoglycan D,D-transpeptidase FtsI family protein; this translates as MNSKKSKITILFIFITLGILLFVSVIFYRATIERRLPRLQTSEINTALRGNIITKDGFSVSSSQKLYKVMVDTRNIDPNKKDMFIKLYSLYSGDDPAKVRKIINSTKGQVTLSYKIDAKGAVYLQELARKLNRKSILISYQDPKTGLASFQGMSIVESGESRGYMTQKALTPALGYVKKVEKNGITKTTGVKGVEKFYEDFLAPIQDAKILGPRDIGSNIILTSDSNLANRIDGYNAVLSIPLKFQTKIEQMLDERKEFLNTDEIVICIMDSKTGKILSLASSSRYDPSNIKKQDYSALNSTATEYAYEIGSVFKPFIFALLLEEKKVNPLEIVNTYNGRYQLGKRIIKDSHPEPSMSAEDIITYSSNIGMIQLAQRLDGTQIYKGLLGFGFSRKSGIDMPYEQVGMLPTVNKLNSSTYKATVSYGYGLQATFMQLLKAYNAFNNKGIEVIPHIVDYLEKNGKKFEIPRTEPQQIISQETAKVMKRILIKVVEKGTGQKTYTPGLEIGGKTGTAHIASGKGGYSNNYNGSFFGFVNDTKGNSYTIGVLARNPKKPYYYFGAQSALPTFKKAVDIMIEDGYLVPDAQIIADLEAKKDKQKNKKNEKQILD
- the smpB gene encoding SsrA-binding protein SmpB, coding for MIKELAKNKKALHDFSILETYEAGIVLKGSEVKALRAGRANLKDSFVRIIRSEIFLLNAHISHLNTTNSHFRPDERAARKLLMHRKQIDKLFGSVTQDGLTMVALSLYLSDKNIVKARIALAKGKNLHDKRETLKKREADLEARAAMKKFI
- a CDS encoding response regulator, which codes for MQVENKTIVDYLLEAGSSKTTKADKAKERSDSFEHILNLSLDKAVASSSGTSDVEEFKQKLSELGAYGYLSQLNLDKIDEKIEQKKEELTELLGLNDPSKSTDERTELSKILEKLVADYRKELQSSLSNNSLLEKQQKLARTSSSNVNLGSILAEFGRNY
- a CDS encoding redoxin family protein, translated to MKKILTFIVASLVVFLLGCSKEEQPVTQNFKEFTQGEEIILKGVAQGEITLVRKNDGFVIKGDEGKVIMIDIFGTFCPPCQKEAPEIMHYQIENIDKFKIIGLTHFENVTNEYVQKEFVQKYNAYYFITNDQKINNRLVEQIVRDIDYKHEIALPFKVVIKDGKYQILTDIDSGKFGVHYYLGGIKMNSMKQDLERIYTTN
- the flgC gene encoding flagellar basal body rod protein FlgC; the encoded protein is MSYLNDFDISGYGLSAQRFRMNVISSNIANAQTTRTAEGGPYRRQEVIFKAVDFNKILNEELKNSDSLLRYENPINDPDAPKNAHPSLMSVIVDKVVRDDKDFQLKYDPSHPDANANGYVAFPNINPVIEMSDLVEATRAYQANVAAFQSAKTIAQSAIQLISGS